A genomic segment from Verrucomicrobiia bacterium encodes:
- a CDS encoding YgiQ family radical SAM protein, producing the protein MSRTEMDARGWDAVDVLLITGDAYVDHPSFGAAMIGRVLEAMGLRVGIIAQPDWTRIESIQVLGTPRLFVGVTAGNLDSMLSNYTAARHRRKEDVYSAGGVPGLRPNHAAVVYSQMSRRAFPGVPVVLGGMEASMRRVAHYDYWEDKLKPSILAHAKADVLVYGMGEVAAREIVTRLREGRRDFGGIRGTAVFLGARAAATADLSDAIVLPSWEDLQADKTHLLRLTKVVEAQQTPYSGRRLVQWHGNRVLLQEPPAFPVDGPDLDALYELPFMRMPHPSYREPVPGFATIKDSIIVSRGCPGGCTFCGLGFHQGKFLSSRSVDSVLKEIRRISESDGFRGTISDLGGPTANLFGARNGHDERCRSCHRPSCLWPSICPVLELNEPAGLDLLRGARQQPGVKHVFVQSGIRMDVALRTPEYTRELVQNHVSGHMKVAPEHMHPEVLRRMRKPAGDFPSFMEKFFELSAEAGKEQYLVPYFISSFPGCTEKEMGAVEQFLKQERWNLQQVQDFIPLPMTGSAAMYVTGLDINTGKPIPVVRNAGDRERQKRMLRPNPAQQTRPCGGRGAGRPLPAATGPQLDTVD; encoded by the coding sequence ATGTCCCGGACGGAGATGGACGCGCGCGGCTGGGACGCGGTGGATGTGCTCCTGATCACGGGTGATGCCTATGTGGATCACCCGTCCTTCGGTGCCGCGATGATCGGCCGGGTGCTCGAGGCGATGGGCCTGCGCGTCGGGATCATCGCACAGCCCGACTGGACCCGCATCGAGTCCATCCAGGTCCTGGGCACGCCGCGGCTCTTCGTTGGAGTGACCGCGGGGAACCTCGACTCGATGCTGTCGAACTACACCGCCGCCCGGCACCGGCGGAAGGAGGACGTCTACAGCGCCGGCGGCGTCCCGGGACTGCGCCCCAACCACGCCGCCGTGGTCTATTCGCAGATGTCCCGGCGCGCCTTTCCCGGGGTCCCCGTGGTCCTGGGCGGCATGGAGGCCTCCATGCGTCGTGTCGCCCACTACGACTACTGGGAGGACAAACTCAAGCCGTCCATCCTGGCCCACGCCAAGGCCGATGTCCTCGTCTACGGCATGGGCGAGGTGGCGGCCCGCGAGATCGTCACGCGCCTCCGGGAGGGACGCCGGGATTTCGGGGGCATTCGCGGCACGGCGGTTTTTCTCGGCGCCAGGGCCGCGGCGACGGCGGACCTTTCCGATGCCATCGTGCTGCCCTCCTGGGAGGACCTCCAGGCCGACAAGACCCACCTGCTCCGCCTCACCAAGGTGGTGGAGGCCCAACAGACCCCGTACAGCGGACGCCGCCTGGTCCAGTGGCACGGCAATCGGGTGCTGCTCCAGGAGCCTCCGGCGTTTCCAGTGGACGGGCCCGACCTGGACGCGCTCTACGAGCTGCCCTTTATGCGGATGCCCCATCCCAGCTACCGGGAACCGGTGCCGGGATTCGCAACCATCAAGGATTCGATCATCGTCTCGCGCGGTTGTCCCGGTGGCTGCACGTTCTGCGGCCTGGGCTTTCACCAGGGCAAGTTCCTCTCGAGCCGGAGCGTGGACTCCGTGCTCAAGGAGATCCGGCGCATCAGCGAATCCGACGGCTTTCGAGGCACCATCTCGGACCTCGGCGGCCCGACGGCCAATCTCTTCGGCGCGCGCAACGGCCACGACGAACGATGCCGGAGCTGTCACCGGCCCAGTTGTCTCTGGCCCTCGATCTGTCCGGTGCTCGAACTCAACGAACCGGCCGGGCTCGACCTCCTGCGCGGGGCGCGGCAGCAGCCGGGGGTGAAGCACGTGTTTGTGCAGTCCGGCATCCGGATGGACGTCGCGCTGCGCACCCCGGAGTACACCCGAGAGCTGGTCCAGAACCATGTCTCCGGCCACATGAAGGTGGCCCCCGAGCACATGCATCCGGAGGTGCTGCGCCGCATGCGCAAACCGGCGGGCGATTTCCCCTCCTTCATGGAGAAGTTCTTCGAGCTGAGCGCCGAGGCCGGCAAGGAGCAGTATCTCGTGCCCTACTTCATCTCGAGCTTCCCGGGATGCACGGAGAAGGAAATGGGTGCGGTCGAGCAGTTCCTCAAACAGGAGCGATGGAACCTGCAACAGGTGCAGGACTTCATCCCGCTGCCGATGACCGGGTCCGCGGCCATGTACGTCACCGGGCTCGACATCAACACCGGCAAACCCATCCCGGTGGTGCGGAACGCCGGCGACCGGGAGCGCCAGAAGCGCATGCTGAGGCCGAATCCGGCGCAGCAGACCCGTCCGTGCGGCGGTCGCGGCGCCGGCCGCCCCCTCCCGGCCGCCACCGGACCGCAGCTCGATACCGTGGACTGA
- a CDS encoding DUF502 domain-containing protein, whose amino-acid sequence MKQTPWAQLQANFLTGLAVVLPAVISIAVLVWLFGTVSNITDTLLFAVPREWKYVNGVRGDIHWYWSLAALTLAMALVTFLGALARHYLGKKLIQTGDIILLRVPLLNKIYSTVKQVKEAFSGNKSSFQQTVLVEFPRPGMYSLGFLTADQQNEIQARTPREVWSVFIPTTPNPTTGFLLFLPEEEFTRLDMSVSDAIKCIISLGTVAPDYVRPDPAQAPVGTRLRGGPAEAKDVRNLAA is encoded by the coding sequence ATGAAGCAAACCCCGTGGGCGCAGTTGCAGGCGAACTTCCTCACCGGACTGGCCGTGGTCCTGCCGGCGGTCATCTCCATCGCGGTCCTCGTCTGGCTTTTTGGCACCGTCTCCAACATCACGGACACGCTGCTGTTCGCCGTCCCCAGGGAATGGAAGTACGTCAACGGAGTTCGGGGCGACATCCACTGGTACTGGAGCCTCGCCGCGCTGACCCTGGCCATGGCCTTGGTGACGTTCCTGGGGGCGCTCGCCCGGCACTACCTTGGCAAAAAGCTGATCCAGACCGGGGACATCATCCTGCTGCGGGTCCCCCTGCTGAACAAGATCTACAGCACGGTGAAGCAGGTGAAGGAGGCTTTCTCCGGCAACAAATCCTCGTTCCAGCAGACGGTGCTCGTCGAGTTCCCGAGACCGGGCATGTACTCTCTCGGGTTCCTCACGGCGGACCAGCAGAACGAGATCCAGGCGCGGACACCCCGCGAGGTTTGGAGCGTCTTCATCCCCACCACGCCCAATCCAACAACCGGATTCCTCCTGTTCCTTCCGGAGGAGGAGTTCACCCGCCTCGACATGTCGGTGTCCGATGCCATCAAGTGCATCATCAGCCTGGGCACGGTGGCGCCCGACTACGTCCGCCCCGACCCGGCGCAAGCGCCGGTCGGAACCCGGTTGCGCGGCGGGCCTGCGGAGGCGAAGGACGTCCGGAACCTCGCGGCCTGA